The Helicobacter sp. 'house sparrow 1' genome includes the window TTCGGTTAAAGTGATAGATTTGATTACCCAGTTAAAGGTTCTATCTACTTTTATAGCCTTTGCTGAACCAAGATTTCTAATAGTAACAACTTTTGTAAAATCTGGTAAATCCTCAACTAAGGAATCACTAAAAATAAACTGCAGACTAAATAATATTAAAACTATCTTTTTCATCTTTTACTCCTAAAATCTTCTAAATCTTACAGGAAAATGATCAGATGCTAGATAGGATGTCAGCGTTGCAGAGGCTAGTAATGCTACAAGTTGTGGTAGTATAGATGCAGCTCCTGTGCTTGTTCGACCTATGATTCCATAATCTAAAATCCTGTTAGTTCCTCTTGAACCAGCGTGTGTAGCATCCCTAGGTGAAACAATTCTTATATTATTTTCAACTCTTTGAGGTATTCCACTTAAAAGATTGGCAGGTTCGCGATTAAAATCCCCTGCTATAAGATAAGTGATATCAGGCATATTGTTAAAATTATCATGGATTGCTGTAACAAGTGCAGAAGCATCTCCACCACCATTAGCAAGAGCATGAACAGAGAAGAATGCATCATTTCCTATGCGGATACCAAGTGCGGGTCTAGAATTTTCTGGTGCAATGGAAGTTTGTCTAATTACATAAACTTCATCTGCTCTACGATCTGAAACAATTGCCAAATTTACGCGTCTTGCACCAACATCAATATCTGCATGATAGATATAAACTTGTCTAGGTCGTGATCTTGTTCCTGCTTGCCAAATATATTCTCTTACAGGAGTTCCTCCCGGTTGAATATGCCTTTCGGTAGGAGTTGCAGTAGAGGGAACAGCACCTGCTTCTTGAAGCATTAATATGTTAAGAAAATCTGCACTATACATAAGCTGTCTTATAACTACATTCCACTTATTTTCTGAGCTTGCAGAAGCTCCTTGGAGATTCCAGGTTCCAATATTGTAATCACCAATGTCTGCAAATAATAGTTGTGATAATAAAATTGTGATAAAAATAAATTTTTTTCTCATGTTATTTCCCCTGAACAATCGGATTTCCTGGTCTTCTAAAACCAGACATAAGCGCCCATTGTTGATCTAGATTTTGACCTGTTGCACAGGAAGTAAGATAAATTGTGTAGTAAGTTGTGCTCCTTTGTAATGGTGTTTGCAAACATGTTCCATAACCTACATTTTTAATTTGTATAGAGCCATTAGCAAAACGATTAAAAATCCATCTTTGTTGAACCATATCAGGATCGCATTGTACATGGGCAGCACCTTCACTAAAAATATTATCTAGAGCAGTTAAGCATGTTTTTGTTGAAAAGTTTTGGATTACAACAAAGCCATCACGATAAGTATACAGTTGCCATTCCATTAGATTGGATAAACCAAGGGTATCAAGTGCAGTATAGCCCCATACCCAAGTGCCAGGAGAAAGTGACCAAACTGTAAGCATTCCTCCTGAAGCACTCAAGATAGAAACAATACTTGAAACAATAGGTTTTCCTAGCTTAGGATTCTTGGTAGCCCAGCTATTATCTGTAGCCTTTAGATTTGGATTTTTCATCTTACCTGCTGATAAAACTTGAGCAGATGGCATAGGAACAGGTTGAGGGTTTTCTCCAGGATTGCTAACTGGAGGCACGGGTGCCCCTTTGACACTAACAGTTTCTAAAGACTGTACAAAATCAGATAAATCAACCCCGCCTTCTTCTGCAGCACTTGCGACTTTAAACATAAAAATAAATAAACACATACTGAGTAGTA containing:
- a CDS encoding cytolethal distending toxin subunit B family protein, which codes for MRKKFIFITILLSQLLFADIGDYNIGTWNLQGASASSENKWNVVIRQLMYSADFLNILMLQEAGAVPSTATPTERHIQPGGTPVREYIWQAGTRSRPRQVYIYHADIDVGARRVNLAIVSDRRADEVYVIRQTSIAPENSRPALGIRIGNDAFFSVHALANGGGDASALVTAIHDNFNNMPDITYLIAGDFNREPANLLSGIPQRVENNIRIVSPRDATHAGSRGTNRILDYGIIGRTSTGAASILPQLVALLASATLTSYLASDHFPVRFRRF
- a CDS encoding RICIN domain-containing protein, yielding MFKSILLSMCLFIFMFKVASAAEEGGVDLSDFVQSLETVSVKGAPVPPVSNPGENPQPVPMPSAQVLSAGKMKNPNLKATDNSWATKNPKLGKPIVSSIVSILSASGGMLTVWSLSPGTWVWGYTALDTLGLSNLMEWQLYTYRDGFVVIQNFSTKTCLTALDNIFSEGAAHVQCDPDMVQQRWIFNRFANGSIQIKNVGYGTCLQTPLQRSTTYYTIYLTSCATGQNLDQQWALMSGFRRPGNPIVQGK